Proteins encoded by one window of Desulfomicrobium macestii:
- a CDS encoding pseudouridine synthase, translating into MPEPEIAEIPILYRDEHFVAVHKPAGLLVHRNAHAGREPFLLQMLRDQLGQRLYPVHRLDRPTSGLMIMAFSSQTAHILALQFAGQEVGKTYLAVTRGFTPLQGLIDDPLKSDSGNLQEARTEFTRLATAEIPHPVGPNPTARYSLVRVSPKTGRTHQIRRHFAHIRHPLIGDVLRGDGRQNRFFREHFGVHRLLLASVELTFRHPEDNSPLTLTCPPAQELLDLFDRLGWSAAQPLWAPDSDNLRIP; encoded by the coding sequence ATGCCTGAACCTGAAATCGCGGAAATTCCGATACTGTACCGGGACGAACACTTCGTCGCCGTGCACAAACCGGCCGGATTGCTGGTGCACCGCAACGCCCATGCCGGACGCGAACCCTTCCTGCTCCAGATGCTGCGCGACCAGCTCGGACAGCGCCTGTATCCGGTGCATCGCCTGGATCGCCCCACCTCGGGCCTCATGATCATGGCCTTCTCGTCACAAACCGCCCACATCCTGGCCCTCCAGTTTGCGGGGCAGGAAGTGGGCAAGACCTATCTTGCCGTAACGAGGGGCTTCACGCCTCTTCAAGGCCTCATCGACGACCCGCTCAAATCCGATTCCGGCAACCTGCAAGAGGCCCGGACCGAATTCACGCGCCTGGCCACGGCGGAAATCCCGCATCCGGTCGGCCCCAACCCAACGGCCCGCTACAGTCTGGTCCGGGTCAGCCCCAAAACCGGCCGCACCCACCAGATCCGCCGTCACTTCGCCCACATCCGCCACCCGCTCATCGGCGACGTGCTGCGCGGCGACGGCCGCCAGAACCGCTTCTTCCGCGAGCATTTCGGAGTGCACCGCCTCTTGCTGGCCAGCGTGGAACTCACCTTTCGCCACCCCGAAGACAACAGTCCCCTGACCCTGACCTGCCCCCCGGCTCAAGAGCTCCTCGATCTTTTCGACCGGCTCGGATGGAGCGCCGCCCAGCCCCTCTGGGCACCCGATTCCGACAATCTCCGCATCCCGTAG
- a CDS encoding rubredoxin has translation MAAPEEIYQCQTVNCGYMYNPDKGDRKGKIPAGVKFEDLPEDWRCPICGGTKRCFRPLVGPGSTKDAGCELPTRD, from the coding sequence ATGGCGGCCCCCGAAGAGATTTACCAGTGCCAGACAGTCAATTGCGGCTACATGTACAATCCGGACAAGGGAGACAGGAAGGGAAAGATCCCGGCAGGGGTGAAGTTTGAAGACCTGCCGGAAGATTGGCGCTGCCCCATATGCGGGGGCACGAAAAGATGCTTCCGGCCCCTGGTCGGACCCGGTTCCACCAAAGACGCAGGCTGCGAACTGCCTACCAGGGATTGA
- a CDS encoding Hsp20/alpha crystallin family protein, with protein MTNDMEKKTAPALPRFRPNTDVLEREDGFHIFVDMPGVGKEGLSIDLRDNELEIRGKAVYPREEKAKALHVEFGDGEYVRTFTISDGVDREGIRASLKKGLLEVYLPKAARFKPRRIEIQAG; from the coding sequence ATGACTAACGATATGGAAAAAAAGACGGCTCCGGCCCTGCCCCGGTTCCGCCCCAACACAGACGTGCTGGAGCGTGAAGACGGCTTCCACATTTTTGTGGACATGCCCGGAGTGGGCAAGGAAGGCTTGTCCATCGACCTGAGAGACAACGAACTGGAGATTCGCGGCAAGGCGGTCTATCCGCGAGAGGAAAAAGCCAAGGCCCTGCACGTGGAATTTGGGGATGGGGAATATGTTCGCACCTTCACCATCTCCGATGGCGTGGACCGGGAAGGAATCCGTGCCAGCCTGAAGAAGGGTCTGCTTGAGGTCTACTTGCCCAAGGCGGCCCGCTTCAAGCCGCGCCGCATAGAGATTCAGGCCGGATAA
- a CDS encoding Hsp20/alpha crystallin family protein: MVIDFSTYYDLPRNVDSFFEELWRPSTLSQRRISYPPVNISEGEDEIVVTSEIPGMDTEDIELTLNEKSLVIRGTKKNEVGNYYRQERPTGSFQRIISLNVPVRAEAIKASMKDGVLRVVLPKAKESHPLTIAIDAQ, encoded by the coding sequence ATGGTTATCGATTTCAGTACATACTATGATTTACCGCGCAACGTGGACAGTTTTTTCGAAGAGTTGTGGAGGCCGAGTACATTGAGCCAGAGACGCATCTCCTACCCGCCTGTCAACATCAGCGAGGGAGAAGATGAAATTGTCGTCACGTCGGAAATTCCTGGAATGGATACGGAAGACATCGAGCTGACCTTGAATGAAAAGAGCCTGGTCATCCGGGGCACAAAAAAGAACGAGGTCGGCAATTATTACAGACAGGAGCGTCCGACCGGGAGTTTCCAGCGGATCATCAGCCTGAATGTTCCCGTGCGCGCGGAGGCGATCAAGGCATCCATGAAGGATGGGGTGCTGCGGGTGGTCCTGCCCAAGGCCAAGGAAAGCCATCCGCTGACCATCGCCATTGATGCCCAGTAA
- the rbr gene encoding rubrerythrin gives MSKSLKGTQTEKNILTAFAGESQARNRYNYFAKQARKEGFVQISDIFAETADQEMAHAKRLFNLLEGGEVEITASFPAGRIGTTLENLREAAGGENHEWEHMYPEFAKTAKEEGFPEIAAIMLSIAVAEKEHERRYLALAKNIEEGRVFKRENKITWRCRNCGYVHAAEKAAELCPACAHPQAHFEELAENW, from the coding sequence ATGTCAAAATCTTTGAAAGGAACACAGACCGAAAAAAATATCCTGACCGCTTTTGCCGGCGAATCCCAGGCCCGCAATCGTTACAACTATTTTGCCAAACAGGCCCGCAAAGAGGGATTTGTCCAGATTTCCGATATTTTTGCCGAAACGGCGGACCAGGAAATGGCCCACGCCAAGAGACTGTTCAATCTGCTTGAAGGAGGAGAGGTTGAGATCACCGCCTCCTTCCCGGCAGGTCGTATCGGCACCACCCTGGAAAATCTGCGCGAAGCCGCCGGTGGCGAAAACCACGAATGGGAACACATGTACCCCGAGTTCGCCAAGACCGCCAAAGAGGAAGGTTTTCCGGAAATCGCAGCCATCATGTTGTCCATCGCCGTGGCCGAAAAGGAACACGAGCGGCGCTATCTGGCGCTGGCCAAAAACATCGAGGAAGGGCGGGTTTTCAAGCGGGAAAACAAGATCACGTGGCGCTGCCGCAATTGCGGTTATGTGCACGCCGCTGAAAAGGCCGCCGAACTCTGTCCGGCCTGCGCCCATCCCCAGGCCCATTTCGAGGAACTTGCCGAAAACTGGTAA
- the aspA gene encoding aspartate ammonia-lyase: protein MNYRVEKDSLGERKVPEHAYYGVQTVRAMENFQVTGIPISHYPLHIEALACIKQAAALANLELGLLDADIADAILGACREVREGKLNDQFVVDVIQGGAGTSVNMNMNEVVANRALELMGHAKGEYGFCHPNNHVNLSQSTNDVYPTSLRITAIWKIRELVSAMGDLVDALACKGEEFADVLKMGRTQLQDAVPMTLGQEFAAWAVTVGEDIDRVQDCRKLLMEINMGATAIGTGINTVPAYAAFVCEKLAHITGLPLTKSPNLVEATSDTGAFVQLSGVFKRVAVKLSKICNDLRLLSSGPYAGLGEINLPPRQPGSSIMPGKVNPVIPEMVNQVCFQAIGNDLTVTIAAEHGQLELNVFEPIIAFNLFQTMDMLLRAMRILKDRCIVGITANRERCAQLVRMSAGIVTVLVPYLGYDEASAIAKESVATGRTVYDLVLEKKLMTIEELEDALDPMKMTHPRMVQRSACPRPEGKPRR from the coding sequence ATGAACTACCGAGTCGAGAAGGACTCTCTTGGAGAACGCAAAGTGCCGGAACACGCCTATTATGGCGTGCAGACCGTGCGGGCCATGGAGAACTTTCAGGTCACGGGGATTCCCATTTCCCATTACCCGCTGCATATCGAGGCCCTGGCGTGCATCAAGCAGGCGGCGGCCCTGGCCAATCTGGAGCTTGGGCTGCTCGATGCGGACATTGCCGACGCCATCCTTGGCGCCTGCCGGGAGGTGCGCGAGGGGAAGCTGAACGATCAGTTCGTGGTTGACGTCATTCAAGGCGGGGCCGGGACTTCGGTCAACATGAACATGAACGAGGTTGTCGCCAATCGGGCGCTGGAACTGATGGGCCACGCCAAGGGCGAATACGGCTTCTGTCATCCCAACAACCACGTCAATCTGTCCCAGTCCACCAACGACGTGTACCCCACGTCGCTTCGAATCACGGCCATCTGGAAGATCAGGGAACTGGTGAGCGCCATGGGGGATCTGGTCGATGCCCTGGCGTGCAAGGGCGAAGAATTTGCCGATGTGCTCAAGATGGGCCGGACCCAGTTGCAGGATGCCGTGCCCATGACGCTCGGACAGGAGTTCGCGGCCTGGGCGGTGACCGTGGGCGAGGACATCGATCGCGTTCAGGACTGTCGCAAGCTTCTCATGGAGATCAACATGGGGGCGACGGCCATCGGCACGGGCATCAACACCGTGCCGGCCTACGCCGCGTTTGTTTGCGAAAAGCTGGCGCACATCACCGGCCTGCCCTTGACCAAGTCGCCAAACCTGGTGGAGGCCACTTCGGACACGGGGGCCTTCGTGCAGCTCTCGGGCGTTTTCAAGCGGGTGGCGGTGAAGCTGTCAAAGATATGCAACGACCTGCGCCTGCTTTCCTCGGGCCCCTACGCCGGCCTTGGAGAGATCAACCTGCCGCCGAGGCAGCCAGGCTCCTCCATCATGCCCGGGAAGGTCAACCCGGTCATTCCGGAAATGGTCAACCAGGTCTGCTTTCAGGCCATCGGCAACGATCTGACCGTGACCATTGCCGCAGAGCACGGACAGCTCGAACTCAACGTCTTCGAGCCCATCATCGCCTTCAACCTTTTCCAGACCATGGACATGCTGCTGCGGGCCATGCGCATCCTTAAGGATCGCTGCATCGTCGGCATCACCGCCAACCGGGAGCGCTGCGCCCAGTTGGTGCGCATGTCCGCCGGGATCGTGACCGTGCTCGTGCCCTATCTTGGCTACGACGAGGCCTCGGCCATCGCCAAGGAGTCGGTGGCGACCGGAAGAACGGTGTATGACCTGGTGCTGGAGAAGAAGCTCATGACTATCGAAGAGCTTGAAGACGCTCTCGATCCCATGAAGATGACGCATCCGCGCATGGTGCAGAGGAGCGCATGCCCCCGGCCAGAGGGAAAGCCGCGCCGATGA
- a CDS encoding DUF2845 domain-containing protein codes for MRKHFFLLTLLLFLTTPAQAADLRCQGDLMTPGTIITKVRQKCGDPRWEDRIGEVTRTNCGGERLLYITQLTYEASGGYYVLTFEGGELKQTEFFQK; via the coding sequence ATGAGAAAGCACTTTTTTCTGCTCACCCTGCTTTTATTTTTGACAACCCCGGCCCAGGCCGCGGATCTTCGCTGCCAGGGCGATCTCATGACCCCCGGCACCATCATCACCAAGGTCCGCCAAAAATGCGGCGATCCCCGGTGGGAAGACCGCATCGGTGAGGTCACGAGGACAAACTGCGGCGGAGAACGCCTCCTCTACATCACTCAGCTGACCTATGAGGCCAGCGGCGGATATTACGTCCTGACCTTCGAAGGCGGCGAGCTCAAGCAAACGGAGTTCTTTCAGAAATGA
- a CDS encoding Rdx family protein, with protein MGYEARAASLAERLRSDAGATVSLTRGSRGDFEILLGDTLIYSKQQTRRIPSSDQILGLLRQT; from the coding sequence ATGGGCTATGAAGCACGCGCCGCAAGTCTTGCGGAAAGATTGCGCTCTGATGCAGGAGCCACCGTATCCCTTACGCGCGGGAGCAGAGGCGACTTCGAAATTCTGCTTGGCGACACACTGATATATTCCAAACAGCAAACCAGACGCATCCCAAGTTCCGATCAGATCCTGGGGCTTTTGCGACAAACTTGA
- a CDS encoding NAD(P)H-dependent oxidoreductase, giving the protein MNHLIIFCHPSATSFNRAIADSVQAVSEALGHDTCCRDLYGIAFNPVLPKMDVDSPAEMAPQDVRQEQEFIAWADLLTFVYPVWWAGMPAMLKGYVDRVFCQEFAYSLQGDTAKGLLNGKRVLIFNTTGLPSPFYTSQGMHEAMSLTTNTGIFELCGMEVLHHAFFGSLDVVSDETRKSYLGEVVSITSRYL; this is encoded by the coding sequence ATGAACCACCTGATCATTTTCTGCCACCCCAGCGCCACAAGCTTCAACCGTGCCATCGCCGATTCGGTGCAGGCCGTTTCCGAAGCGCTGGGGCACGACACATGTTGTCGAGATTTGTACGGAATCGCCTTCAATCCGGTATTGCCGAAAATGGATGTGGACAGCCCTGCGGAAATGGCTCCACAGGACGTCAGGCAGGAGCAGGAATTCATCGCCTGGGCCGACTTGCTGACCTTTGTCTACCCGGTATGGTGGGCCGGAATGCCGGCCATGCTCAAAGGCTATGTCGATCGGGTCTTTTGTCAGGAATTTGCCTACTCCCTGCAAGGGGATACCGCGAAAGGACTGCTGAACGGAAAGAGAGTCCTCATTTTCAACACGACAGGGCTGCCCAGTCCGTTCTACACATCCCAAGGCATGCACGAAGCCATGTCTTTGACCACGAACACGGGCATCTTCGAACTTTGCGGAATGGAAGTCCTGCACCATGCATTTTTCGGCAGTCTGGACGTAGTCAGCGATGAGACCCGAAAATCCTATCTTGGCGAAGTCGTATCCATAACATCAAGATATCTTTAA
- the ygiD gene encoding 4,5-DOPA-extradiol-dioxygenase: MSMPALFVGHGKPMNAIEDNEFSRTWTELGKSMPRPNGVVCISAHWETDGTCVTAMEHPATIHDFTGFPAALENMVYPAPGSPELAERVRATARSTRIRPDRSWGLDHGAWSVLCRMYPHADIPVVQVSLDMSAPPAFHYELGKEMGELRKEGILILGSGNMVHNLRNMAWQQGGFDWAMQSDAAMADLIVAANHQALIDYPNLPNARQAIPTEEHYLPLLYVLGAAGADNSPTFFNDRVTLGSISMRCVRFGQ; encoded by the coding sequence ATGAGCATGCCCGCATTGTTCGTCGGCCACGGCAAACCCATGAACGCCATCGAAGACAACGAATTCAGCCGAACCTGGACGGAACTGGGCAAATCAATGCCGCGCCCCAACGGTGTAGTCTGCATTTCCGCGCACTGGGAAACGGACGGCACCTGCGTGACGGCCATGGAGCACCCAGCGACCATCCATGATTTCACCGGATTTCCGGCAGCCCTCGAAAACATGGTCTACCCGGCGCCAGGCTCGCCGGAATTGGCGGAACGGGTGCGCGCCACGGCACGCTCTACACGCATCAGGCCAGACCGCTCCTGGGGCTTGGATCACGGCGCGTGGTCCGTGCTCTGCCGCATGTACCCGCACGCGGACATCCCCGTGGTGCAAGTCAGCCTGGACATGAGCGCGCCTCCGGCCTTTCACTATGAACTGGGCAAGGAGATGGGCGAATTGAGGAAGGAGGGCATACTGATTCTGGGCAGCGGCAACATGGTCCACAATCTGCGGAACATGGCCTGGCAGCAAGGAGGCTTCGACTGGGCGATGCAGAGCGATGCCGCCATGGCGGACCTGATCGTCGCAGCCAACCACCAGGCCCTGATCGACTATCCGAACTTGCCGAACGCCCGGCAGGCCATCCCCACGGAAGAACACTATCTGCCCCTGCTTTATGTATTGGGCGCCGCAGGCGCGGATAATTCCCCGACGTTCTTCAATGACCGGGTGACGTTGGGCTCGATTTCCATGCGCTGCGTTCGTTTTGGGCAATAA
- a CDS encoding serine/threonine-protein kinase, giving the protein MMGGRKKRQRQAGGQNSSALDRVSKTWVPRTGGPGRFALQSSLGVGGMCEVCSAIDLRRMECGDPRPVVAVKRLLPSLVDNRKAQLALAREFFILRHLTHPGVVRVFDLHREHWGICFSMELLEGASAYSMLGEHPSGMGRSGIVAGRKIFDILDYLHAHGVTHGDVKPANIVLEQDGRLVLLDFNITQFSARPGLASAAMSRGLEKSLRVSAYSRLHSSPQMLWGAPPSPSCDVFSASCTVYEMLSGEHPFKMMPADQAATRKLEPLRPACLPGRQWKWLRRGLSFESRDRPSSRQLLAAFGERSWFRAVS; this is encoded by the coding sequence ATGATGGGCGGGAGGAAAAAGCGGCAGCGTCAAGCTGGGGGCCAGAACAGTTCGGCCCTGGATCGTGTATCCAAAACCTGGGTGCCGAGGACTGGCGGCCCGGGACGCTTCGCCCTCCAATCCAGCCTTGGGGTGGGAGGCATGTGCGAGGTGTGTTCTGCCATTGACCTGCGGCGGATGGAGTGTGGAGATCCGCGTCCCGTCGTGGCGGTGAAGCGTTTGCTGCCCAGTCTGGTCGACAACCGCAAGGCACAGCTGGCTCTTGCCCGGGAGTTTTTCATCTTGCGCCATCTGACGCATCCCGGCGTTGTGCGCGTGTTCGATCTGCACAGGGAGCATTGGGGCATTTGTTTCAGCATGGAATTGCTGGAAGGGGCCTCGGCGTATTCGATGCTTGGCGAGCACCCCTCGGGGATGGGCAGGTCCGGGATTGTCGCAGGCCGCAAGATTTTCGACATCTTGGACTATCTGCACGCACATGGCGTTACTCATGGAGATGTGAAGCCCGCCAATATTGTCTTGGAACAGGACGGGCGGCTTGTGCTCCTTGATTTCAATATCACTCAATTCAGCGCGAGGCCCGGGCTGGCCAGCGCCGCGATGTCTCGTGGCCTGGAGAAGTCCCTGCGCGTTTCTGCCTACAGTCGCCTTCATTCCAGTCCTCAGATGCTTTGGGGCGCTCCGCCTTCGCCCAGCTGTGATGTCTTTTCAGCCAGCTGTACCGTGTATGAAATGCTTTCGGGAGAGCACCCCTTCAAAATGATGCCTGCGGATCAGGCGGCGACACGGAAACTCGAACCGTTGCGGCCGGCATGTTTGCCGGGCCGACAATGGAAGTGGCTTCGACGTGGATTGTCGTTCGAATCTCGGGATCGGCCAAGTTCAAGGCAGCTTTTGGCCGCTTTCGGGGAGCGGAGCTGGTTCAGGGCGGTGTCATGA
- a CDS encoding PP2C family protein-serine/threonine phosphatase yields MKSASPAAALTVESWGMTRRGHACHENQDAFLNWPEHLLWGVADGVGGSGNGASASRLLVRYLMRTPAPPSLDGHVENVTRLLARSNRELRQGGLGDAASTVVVLLIHGGGAACVWSGDSRCYLLRERTLYQCTRDHTARQRTIERDELTHHEAERMVRGNVVTNAVGVRDTLRLETTRLSLRRGDRFLLCSDGLSDSVSPEALATHLGRPRARDAALGIAETLDGKEQPDDATFVTVFLSG; encoded by the coding sequence ATGAAATCGGCTTCACCGGCAGCCGCCCTCACGGTCGAATCCTGGGGCATGACCAGGCGGGGGCACGCTTGCCATGAAAATCAGGATGCGTTTTTGAACTGGCCGGAGCATTTGCTCTGGGGCGTGGCGGATGGAGTCGGGGGCAGCGGCAACGGGGCGTCGGCAAGCCGGCTTCTGGTGCGCTACCTGATGCGCACTCCGGCTCCGCCATCCTTGGACGGCCACGTCGAAAACGTCACCCGTCTTCTGGCGCGATCCAACCGGGAGCTTCGTCAGGGCGGTCTGGGCGATGCCGCCAGTACCGTCGTCGTGTTGTTGATTCATGGTGGCGGCGCGGCCTGCGTGTGGTCGGGAGACAGCCGGTGCTATCTGTTGCGCGAGAGGACACTCTATCAGTGCACGCGAGACCACACTGCGCGCCAACGCACAATAGAACGCGATGAGCTTACGCATCATGAAGCCGAACGCATGGTGCGTGGCAATGTGGTCACCAACGCCGTTGGGGTTCGGGACACGCTCCGTCTGGAGACAACACGTTTGTCCCTGCGCCGTGGCGACAGGTTCCTGCTCTGTTCTGACGGGCTTTCGGACAGTGTTTCTCCTGAAGCTCTTGCCACGCATCTTGGCAGGCCTCGGGCCAGGGACGCCGCCTTGGGCATTGCAGAGACGCTGGATGGAAAGGAACAGCCGGATGACGCAACTTTTGTGACCGTTTTCCTTTCAGGATAA
- a CDS encoding lytic transglycosylase domain-containing protein, translating into MLGWLPPEETETMQRFVHDLHGGKGAGAFILSRARQYLPVILDALEKFDLPRELAFLPLVESRFETQAVSSAGAAGLWQIMPDTALRFGLKITESDDERFDVRKSTYAAAAYLAALHQRFKDWPLALAAYNCGEGALSRALMQTGAGTLPELIAICRMEESASGVLARETLEYVPKFVGAVRVMSGLVNIAGCRSRSDDACDGTCGGHLPRNADTRIRHENEVALQDGAP; encoded by the coding sequence GTGCTGGGCTGGTTGCCGCCGGAAGAGACTGAAACCATGCAGCGTTTTGTGCACGACCTGCATGGAGGAAAAGGGGCGGGCGCATTCATTTTGAGCAGGGCCCGGCAGTATCTGCCCGTGATCCTCGATGCTCTTGAAAAGTTCGATCTTCCTCGGGAGCTGGCATTTTTACCGCTGGTCGAAAGTCGGTTCGAGACTCAAGCGGTTTCCTCTGCCGGCGCGGCTGGCCTGTGGCAGATCATGCCGGACACGGCGCTCAGGTTTGGGCTCAAGATCACCGAAAGTGATGATGAGCGTTTTGATGTGCGCAAGTCGACCTATGCGGCAGCAGCCTATCTGGCGGCCTTGCACCAACGGTTCAAGGATTGGCCGTTGGCTCTGGCCGCCTACAATTGCGGGGAGGGCGCTCTGTCCCGGGCGCTCATGCAAACAGGAGCGGGAACGCTTCCGGAGCTGATCGCGATTTGTCGCATGGAAGAATCCGCGTCCGGTGTTCTGGCCCGCGAAACGCTGGAGTATGTGCCGAAATTTGTCGGTGCGGTTCGGGTCATGTCCGGCCTGGTGAATATTGCGGGGTGTCGGTCCAGGAGCGACGATGCATGTGACGGGACATGCGGTGGTCACTTGCCCCGGAATGCGGATACACGGATCCGCCATGAGAATGAGGTGGCGTTGCAGGACGGGGCACCATGA